Proteins from a single region of Bacteroidota bacterium:
- a CDS encoding Na+ dependent nucleoside transporter → MVESVLRGLLGVAFLVGICWLFSKNRRAIDWKLVGTGLLIQFVFAFLIIALPDLTENYLGYRFDWIERIFSAMANFFVIVIGYTNAGATFVLGDWPSVTQVNDGLTGELVTVGYIFAFKVLPTVIFFSALTSLLYFLGILQKIVYGFAWIMSKTMRLSGAESLNAAGNIFLGQTEAPLLIRPYLEKMTKSEILCVMVGGMATIAGGVMAAYIGFLGGDSIEKQQLFAMHLLSASIMSAPAAIVASKMLFPQTEPVDSDLKVNKERIGSNAIEAIANGTTDGLKLAVNVGAMLLAFTAFMAMFNSIFLGLGGMIGVNDDIARATGGTYSGLSLDYIFGIVMAPVAWLLGTPSADIVAVGQLLGEKTIINEFVAYASLGEMKSGLDEKSIIIATYALCGFSNFASIGIQIGGIGALAPNQKTNLSQLGLRALLGGTVACFFTAAIAGMIIN, encoded by the coding sequence ATGGTTGAAAGCGTTTTGAGAGGATTACTCGGTGTTGCATTTCTAGTTGGAATATGCTGGTTGTTTAGTAAAAATCGCCGAGCTATCGATTGGAAATTAGTGGGCACCGGATTGCTTATCCAATTTGTTTTTGCATTTTTAATTATTGCTCTTCCTGACCTTACAGAAAATTATTTAGGATATCGTTTCGACTGGATTGAACGAATATTTAGTGCAATGGCAAACTTTTTTGTTATTGTTATTGGATATACCAATGCAGGAGCAACTTTTGTGCTGGGGGACTGGCCTTCAGTTACTCAGGTAAATGATGGTTTAACAGGTGAATTAGTTACGGTAGGCTATATTTTTGCGTTTAAGGTTTTACCTACAGTTATCTTTTTCTCAGCATTAACTTCATTGTTATACTTTCTCGGAATTTTACAAAAAATAGTATATGGTTTTGCCTGGATAATGAGTAAAACTATGCGATTAAGCGGAGCAGAAAGTTTGAATGCTGCAGGTAATATTTTTCTTGGACAAACAGAAGCACCATTATTAATTCGTCCATATCTTGAAAAAATGACCAAATCGGAAATTTTATGTGTGATGGTTGGTGGTATGGCAACTATTGCCGGTGGTGTAATGGCTGCTTATATCGGATTTCTTGGTGGTGATAGTATAGAAAAACAACAGTTATTTGCCATGCATTTATTAAGTGCATCTATCATGAGTGCGCCTGCTGCAATTGTTGCATCAAAAATGTTGTTCCCACAAACAGAACCTGTTGACAGCGATTTAAAAGTAAATAAAGAACGTATCGGTTCAAATGCGATTGAAGCAATTGCTAACGGCACAACCGATGGTTTAAAATTGGCGGTGAATGTAGGTGCAATGTTATTGGCATTTACTGCATTTATGGCCATGTTTAATTCAATTTTTCTTGGTTTGGGTGGTATGATTGGCGTGAATGATGATATTGCCAGAGCAACAGGCGGAACCTATTCCGGTTTATCACTCGATTATATTTTTGGTATTGTTATGGCACCGGTCGCGTGGTTATTGGGAACACCTTCTGCAGATATTGTTGCAGTAGGTCAATTACTCGGCGAAAAAACAATTATCAACGAATTTGTTGCTTACGCCAGCTTAGGAGAAATGAAATCAGGACTCGATGAAAAATCTATCATTATTGCAACCTATGCATTATGTGGTTTTTCAAATTTCGCATCAATAGGTATTCAAATTGGTGGGATAGGGGCTTTGGCACCAAATCAAAAAACAAATTTATCACAATTGGGTTTACGCGCTTTATTAGGAGGCACAGTAGCTTGCTTTTTTACAGCAGCTATTGCCGGAATGATTATTAATTAA
- a CDS encoding tetratricopeptide repeat protein has translation MSRITQLLKFYEENPNDSFVCFALALEYIKSGEPETGLQYFENLVQRDPDYVGTYYHLAKLYIKLGNKAAAEKCYADGMAIAKKLNDQHSLAELQNAAMNFSMGIEDDE, from the coding sequence ATGAGCAGAATTACACAATTATTAAAATTTTATGAAGAAAATCCCAATGATTCATTTGTATGTTTTGCCCTTGCATTAGAATATATCAAAAGTGGTGAACCTGAAACCGGATTACAATATTTTGAGAATTTGGTGCAGCGTGATCCTGATTATGTTGGCACTTATTATCACCTGGCAAAACTTTATATTAAACTTGGCAATAAGGCCGCAGCAGAAAAATGTTATGCCGATGGAATGGCTATTGCAAAAAAACTCAACGACCAACATAGCCTTGCCGAATTACAAAATGCTGCGATGAATTTTAGTATGGGTATTGAAGATGATGAATAA
- a CDS encoding T9SS type A sorting domain-containing protein: protein MKKLLFVIPLLAGIMAGNAQTQYCGTTQTEEDLQWLRNFQQNYVPDEDNRGGTTYYIPMKVHIVGNDEGTGYYNLTHLYTQICELNEHYAPTGFVFYIYGDLDYIDNTDYYEHDWFDGSNMMDENNVNDLLNVYFVADPAGNCGYFSPSDNGVAVAKSCAMPGGTTVAHEFGHFFSLPHTFYGWEWGTPDDNDQEWVNGANCNSAADGFCDTPPDYLPYRWNCPGPLQTDPHGDTFFSDGTFYMSYSNDACTDKFSAEQQAAMIANLLGPRNNMLDFPTPTYVDLTTTADPIVPANNAIGMYPNYTYIEWTPVAGATQYHLQLAFSAGFSAIALDIVTSDSFYEARELLGDKKYYWRVKPLAPLNTCEPTSLAYSFTTGNTFSTIAETEMFDHLSIFPNPVTSGNEVNISYRSAESFSGTLEVLDITGKQLVAQELNVIAGSATIAVDMPVVAQGVYFIKISNNSKSELVQFIVAD, encoded by the coding sequence ATGAAGAAATTATTATTTGTTATCCCTCTTCTGGCCGGTATAATGGCAGGAAATGCGCAAACACAATATTGCGGAACTACTCAAACTGAGGAAGATTTGCAATGGTTGCGCAATTTCCAGCAAAACTATGTGCCTGATGAGGACAATCGCGGTGGCACCACCTATTACATTCCAATGAAGGTGCATATTGTAGGTAATGACGAAGGTACCGGTTATTACAATTTAACCCACCTGTATACTCAAATTTGCGAATTGAACGAACATTACGCTCCAACAGGCTTTGTGTTCTACATTTACGGCGATTTGGATTATATCGATAATACCGATTATTACGAACACGATTGGTTTGATGGCAGTAATATGATGGATGAAAATAATGTGAACGACCTGCTCAATGTTTACTTTGTAGCAGATCCTGCCGGAAACTGCGGTTATTTTAGCCCATCAGACAATGGTGTAGCAGTTGCCAAATCTTGCGCTATGCCAGGTGGAACAACCGTTGCCCACGAATTTGGTCACTTTTTCTCACTCCCGCATACTTTTTATGGTTGGGAATGGGGAACACCGGATGATAACGACCAGGAATGGGTAAATGGCGCTAACTGTAACTCGGCTGCTGACGGATTTTGCGATACGCCACCGGATTATTTACCTTATCGTTGGAATTGTCCCGGACCGCTGCAAACCGACCCGCATGGTGATACATTTTTCAGCGATGGCACATTTTATATGTCGTATTCCAATGATGCCTGCACAGATAAATTTTCTGCAGAACAACAGGCAGCTATGATTGCGAATTTGTTGGGGCCGCGTAACAATATGCTCGATTTTCCAACACCTACATACGTTGACTTAACAACTACTGCAGACCCGATTGTTCCTGCAAATAATGCCATCGGCATGTATCCGAATTATACCTATATTGAGTGGACACCGGTAGCTGGTGCAACACAATATCATTTACAATTGGCTTTTAGCGCAGGTTTTAGTGCAATTGCCTTAGATATTGTTACTTCCGATAGTTTTTATGAAGCACGCGAACTGCTTGGTGATAAAAAATATTACTGGAGAGTTAAACCATTAGCACCATTGAATACATGTGAGCCTACCAGTCTGGCTTACTCATTTACAACCGGAAATACATTCAGTACAATTGCTGAAACAGAAATGTTTGATCATTTATCTATTTTCCCAAATCCGGTAACTTCTGGTAATGAGGTTAATATCAGCTATCGTTCTGCTGAAAGTTTTTCAGGAACGTTGGAGGTTTTAGATATTACCGGAAAACAATTAGTTGCTCAGGAATTAAACGTTATCGCGGGTTCTGCAACTATTGCAGTTGACATGCCAGTTGTTGCGCAAGGTGTTTACTTCATTAAAATTTCGAATAACAGTAAATCAGAATTGGTGCAGTTTATTGTTGCTGATTAA
- a CDS encoding bifunctional nuclease family protein, with amino-acid sequence MQKIELEISGLSHTITQSQSYAVLLSEVGGVRKLPIVIGAFEAQAIAVAIEKVVINRPLSHDLIKNLFTIFNINLREVLIDNLQDGIFYSKLICEKDGQEIEVDSRTSDALALAVRFNCPIFTYEFILETAGAIINEQDNKDEDDDDEEEDEDASEIVGAALSAETDDISGMSLKELNDKLKEFLDKEDYESAARIRDEIEHRKHK; translated from the coding sequence ATGCAAAAAATTGAACTGGAAATATCAGGATTGTCACATACTATAACACAATCTCAAAGTTATGCGGTATTGTTAAGTGAAGTAGGCGGGGTGCGGAAATTACCTATCGTAATTGGCGCATTTGAAGCGCAGGCTATTGCAGTTGCTATTGAAAAGGTAGTTATTAACCGACCGCTTTCTCACGATCTGATTAAAAACCTCTTTACCATTTTTAATATAAACTTGCGGGAAGTGCTTATCGATAATCTGCAGGATGGCATATTTTATTCCAAACTGATTTGCGAAAAAGACGGCCAGGAAATAGAAGTAGATTCAAGAACCAGCGATGCACTGGCGCTCGCTGTGCGATTCAATTGCCCGATTTTTACTTATGAATTTATTCTGGAAACGGCAGGGGCAATTATCAATGAACAAGATAACAAGGACGAGGACGATGATGATGAGGAAGAAGATGAGGATGCTTCTGAAATTGTAGGAGCCGCGCTTTCAGCAGAAACTGACGACATTAGTGGAATGAGCCTGAAAGAACTCAACGATAAACTTAAAGAATTTCTCGATAAAGAAGATTACGAATCTGCAGCCCGCATTCGCGATGAAATTGAACATCGCAAACACAAATAA
- a CDS encoding electron transfer flavoprotein subunit alpha/FixB family protein: MTNLVFTELSNGKLRKTSHEVAAYAAKLGNTTAIAIGKADAGELEKLGGYGITTVLHVADERLNNVMSKAYTKIITAAAAQVGADTVIMSHNTAGKTIAPRVAVRMQAALYPGVNSLPENNIVRKAVFSGKAFADLAMDSGAKVITVNPNSFKAESGAGSAAVTAFEANVSDADFDNVVVNIEDEAGGHVPLPDAEIVVSGGRGLKGPENWGIIEDLANALGAATACSRPVADIGWRPHHEHVGQTGITIKPTLYIAVGISGAIQHLAGVNQSKVIVVINKDPEAPFFKAADYGIVGDAFEVLPKITEAVKKLKA; the protein is encoded by the coding sequence ATGACGAATCTGGTTTTTACAGAATTATCGAACGGTAAATTAAGAAAAACATCACATGAAGTAGCGGCTTACGCGGCAAAACTCGGCAATACCACTGCAATTGCAATTGGTAAGGCAGATGCCGGTGAGTTAGAAAAACTTGGCGGATATGGTATTACCACTGTATTGCATGTTGCGGATGAACGTTTAAACAACGTGATGTCAAAAGCATATACCAAAATAATTACCGCTGCCGCAGCGCAAGTAGGAGCGGATACAGTAATTATGTCGCATAACACCGCAGGAAAAACCATTGCACCACGTGTTGCAGTTCGCATGCAAGCTGCGTTATATCCCGGTGTTAACAGTCTGCCTGAAAATAATATCGTACGCAAAGCAGTATTCTCTGGAAAAGCTTTTGCCGATTTAGCTATGGATTCAGGAGCTAAAGTAATTACCGTAAATCCAAATTCATTTAAAGCTGAATCAGGAGCCGGAAGTGCTGCTGTTACTGCATTTGAAGCGAATGTAAGCGATGCTGACTTTGATAATGTTGTTGTAAATATAGAAGATGAAGCAGGTGGACATGTGCCACTTCCTGATGCTGAAATAGTAGTTTCAGGTGGTCGCGGATTAAAAGGCCCCGAAAATTGGGGAATTATTGAAGATTTGGCTAACGCATTAGGCGCTGCAACTGCTTGCTCACGTCCGGTTGCCGATATCGGATGGCGACCTCACCATGAACACGTTGGTCAAACAGGTATAACCATTAAACCTACGTTATATATAGCTGTTGGTATCTCTGGTGCCATTCAACATCTTGCAGGTGTTAATCAAAGCAAGGTAATTGTAGTAATTAATAAAGACCCGGAAGCACCTTTCTTTAAAGCAGCCGATTATGGTATTGTTGGCGATGCATTCGAGGTATTACCTAAAATAACTGAGGCCGTTAAAAAGCTAAAAGCATAA
- a CDS encoding clan AA aspartic protease: MNNQVTIPIQVLTIPPKGYHIFVDGKIGRKRINFLIDTGASKSVIDQEFAKQFFPDEQVTKTDHLTTGLGANIPNSSFIRLNRIRIGKHKIASTKFALLDLSIVNDAYASAGLEPVLAIIGGDILKKYGAVIDYANRILLLHT; the protein is encoded by the coding sequence ATGAACAACCAGGTAACCATACCCATACAGGTTTTAACTATTCCGCCCAAGGGATACCATATTTTTGTAGATGGCAAAATCGGACGCAAGCGAATTAATTTTCTGATTGATACCGGAGCCAGCAAAAGTGTGATAGATCAGGAATTTGCCAAACAGTTTTTTCCGGATGAACAGGTTACTAAAACCGATCATCTCACCACAGGATTAGGTGCAAATATTCCAAACAGTAGTTTTATCCGATTAAACCGAATAAGAATCGGGAAACATAAAATAGCTTCAACTAAATTTGCTTTGCTGGATTTAAGTATTGTTAATGATGCTTATGCATCAGCCGGACTGGAGCCTGTTTTAGCGATTATTGGTGGTGATATTTTAAAAAAATATGGCGCAGTTATTGATTATGCCAACAGAATTTTACTTTTACATACTTAA
- a CDS encoding electron transfer flavoprotein subunit beta/FixA family protein, giving the protein MKLLVCISKVPDTTAKIGFIENNTKFNEAGVQFIINPYDEWYALVRALELKETLGGTVTVINVGKADNEQIIRKALALGADDAVRIDIDPADAYQVASNIAGYAKSQNFDIVLTGKETIDYNGGVVGGMLAELLDLPYISLASKLDVDGSSLKIERELEGLKETVTAKMPCVISAQKGMAEARIPNMRGILASKTKPVTVIAADGSPVKAGVKSFAMPAEKTGCKMISPDDAAQLVGLLHNEAKVI; this is encoded by the coding sequence ATGAAATTATTGGTTTGTATCAGCAAAGTTCCGGATACTACGGCTAAAATTGGATTTATTGAGAATAACACCAAATTTAATGAAGCCGGTGTGCAGTTTATAATTAATCCATACGATGAATGGTATGCTTTAGTGCGCGCATTGGAGCTCAAAGAAACATTGGGTGGCACGGTTACGGTTATAAATGTTGGTAAAGCAGATAACGAACAAATTATCAGAAAAGCGCTTGCTTTAGGTGCTGATGATGCTGTGCGTATCGATATTGACCCTGCTGATGCTTACCAGGTGGCTTCAAACATTGCAGGATATGCAAAATCTCAAAACTTTGATATTGTTTTAACCGGCAAAGAAACTATCGACTACAACGGTGGTGTTGTTGGCGGCATGTTGGCTGAATTACTTGATTTACCATACATTTCACTGGCCAGTAAATTAGATGTTGATGGCAGTTCACTTAAAATTGAACGTGAACTTGAGGGCCTTAAAGAAACAGTAACTGCAAAAATGCCATGTGTAATCAGCGCTCAAAAAGGAATGGCTGAGGCGCGTATTCCAAATATGCGTGGTATTCTGGCTTCTAAAACCAAACCAGTTACAGTAATTGCTGCAGACGGATCTCCGGTAAAAGCAGGCGTTAAATCATTTGCCATGCCGGCAGAAAAAACCGGTTGTAAAATGATTAGTCCTGACGATGCAGCTCAACTGGTAGGTTTGTTGCACAACGAAGCCAAAGTAATTTAA
- the tilS gene encoding tRNA lysidine(34) synthetase TilS, which produces MLTLDQFSNFILQNNLCTKQDKLLLAVSGGADSMVLCDLVVKSGFTFGIAHCNFNLRGANSLGDETFVEKFAITQKIPLHCSRFDTSTYAVENKLSIEEAARNLRYQYFQLIVEQFGYTKIVTAHHANDNAETLLLRLTKGTGLHGLRGIPLINKNIIRPLLFCNKAEIDTYCKNYNISFRIDESNAESIYQRNLIRNEIVPKLEEINPAFVATMQQNILNFEGAYRIYADAVKKRLFKLIQHKGADRYIPIAALGDRVTALTLLHELLSPNGFNNAQITQLYDAFGNTGKIFYSESHRVLIDRKFLILTEKKSEQFALQNIEKANCKLSVGYFIFELEESNYHDGIQFNSSGLIAYFDAALISYPLQVRKWQAGDYLYPLGLTKKKSDKPGKKKVSDILTNAKIDHLAKENTYVVLCGDKIIWLAGHRQDERFKVTRNTKRLLKIKMLPSREHS; this is translated from the coding sequence ATGCTTACCCTCGACCAATTTTCTAATTTTATTTTACAAAATAATCTCTGTACGAAGCAGGATAAATTGTTGCTGGCAGTAAGTGGCGGTGCAGATAGTATGGTGCTTTGTGATTTAGTAGTTAAAAGTGGATTTACGTTTGGTATTGCACATTGTAATTTTAACTTACGTGGAGCAAATAGTTTGGGAGATGAAACATTTGTTGAAAAATTTGCCATAACACAAAAAATTCCACTACACTGCTCCCGCTTTGATACCAGCACTTATGCAGTTGAAAATAAATTGTCCATTGAAGAGGCAGCAAGAAATTTACGTTATCAATATTTTCAATTAATAGTTGAACAATTTGGTTATACTAAAATTGTAACGGCCCATCACGCAAACGATAACGCCGAAACACTTTTACTCCGATTAACTAAAGGAACCGGATTGCACGGATTACGTGGAATTCCGTTGATAAACAAAAATATTATCCGACCACTTTTATTTTGTAATAAAGCTGAAATTGATACTTATTGTAAAAATTACAATATCTCATTTCGTATTGATGAATCAAACGCTGAATCAATTTATCAGCGCAATTTAATTCGAAATGAAATAGTGCCGAAACTGGAAGAAATTAATCCTGCTTTTGTTGCAACCATGCAGCAAAACATTTTAAATTTTGAAGGTGCATATCGTATTTATGCTGATGCAGTTAAGAAGCGATTGTTTAAATTAATTCAACATAAAGGTGCTGATAGATATATCCCAATAGCAGCACTTGGAGATAGGGTTACAGCACTTACGTTATTACATGAATTATTATCACCAAATGGGTTTAATAATGCACAAATCACTCAGCTTTACGATGCTTTTGGTAACACGGGGAAAATATTTTACAGTGAATCACATCGTGTTTTGATAGACAGAAAGTTTTTGATTTTAACCGAAAAAAAATCTGAACAATTTGCCTTACAAAATATTGAAAAAGCAAATTGTAAATTATCTGTTGGCTATTTCATTTTTGAGTTGGAAGAAAGCAATTATCATGATGGTATACAATTTAATTCAAGTGGATTAATCGCCTATTTCGATGCAGCACTAATTTCCTATCCTTTGCAAGTAAGAAAGTGGCAGGCCGGCGATTACTTATATCCATTGGGTTTAACCAAAAAGAAATCTGATAAACCCGGCAAGAAAAAGGTAAGCGATATTTTAACGAATGCTAAAATTGACCATCTTGCCAAAGAAAACACCTATGTGGTTTTATGCGGAGATAAAATAATTTGGTTAGCAGGACACCGTCAGGATGAGCGATTTAAGGTTACCAGAAATACCAAAAGGTTACTTAAAATAAAAATGCTCCCTAGTCGGGAGCATTCCTAA
- the crcB gene encoding fluoride efflux transporter CrcB, translating to MQLVLLIGLGGFLGTIARYLTGQLILRQVTPSFPYSTLIVNLFGCFLIGLIYGWFEKQHLATNDWKLMLTAGFCGGFTTFSAFSIENIQLLRDGHFGMSILYIFSSILLGLLLTIGGITLVKSI from the coding sequence ATGCAATTAGTACTGCTTATCGGTCTCGGTGGATTTTTAGGTACTATTGCCCGATATTTAACCGGTCAACTTATATTACGTCAAGTTACACCAAGCTTTCCCTACAGCACGTTAATTGTTAACCTGTTTGGGTGTTTCTTAATCGGATTAATTTACGGCTGGTTCGAAAAACAACATCTTGCCACAAACGACTGGAAATTGATGCTTACCGCAGGTTTTTGCGGAGGTTTTACCACATTTTCAGCATTTTCTATTGAAAATATTCAATTGTTACGCGACGGACATTTCGGGATGTCAATTTTATATATCTTTAGCAGCATTTTGCTCGGATTACTGCTTACAATTGGTGGTATTACGCTGGTAAAATCGATTTAA
- the mdh gene encoding malate dehydrogenase: MSKVTVIGAGNVGSTVANVLAHRDFLNEIVVLDIKEGTAEGKSLDTWQQAPIDSYSTRVVGCTNDYARTADSDVVVITSGLPRKPGMSRDDLISVNAGIVKSVTEQVIKYSPNAIIIVVSNPLDVMTYCAYLNAKVDSSRVFGMAGILDTARYRAFLATELNCSPKDIQAILMGGHGDTMVPLPRYTTVSGIPVTELISEEKLNAIVQRTKVGGGEIVNLLGTSAWYAPGAAAAQMVEAIVKNENRIFPVCALLNGEYGLKDIYLGVPVKLGKNGIEQIIELQLNEAEKALLNASATAVKEVMEVLDKMNAASA; this comes from the coding sequence ATGAGTAAAGTAACTGTAATCGGAGCCGGCAACGTGGGTTCAACTGTTGCCAATGTGCTCGCTCACCGCGACTTTTTGAACGAAATTGTGGTATTGGATATCAAAGAAGGTACAGCAGAAGGTAAAAGCCTTGATACCTGGCAACAAGCGCCAATCGACAGCTATAGCACACGTGTTGTAGGTTGTACGAACGACTATGCCAGAACTGCTGATTCTGATGTGGTGGTAATCACTTCAGGTTTACCACGTAAACCGGGTATGAGCCGCGACGATTTAATTAGTGTGAATGCCGGTATAGTGAAATCAGTTACTGAACAAGTAATCAAATATTCTCCAAATGCGATCATTATTGTTGTATCCAATCCATTGGACGTTATGACATATTGCGCATATTTAAATGCTAAGGTTGACAGCAGCCGTGTATTTGGAATGGCCGGTATTTTAGATACTGCGCGTTACCGTGCATTTTTAGCAACTGAATTAAACTGTTCACCAAAAGATATTCAGGCAATTTTAATGGGTGGTCATGGTGATACTATGGTTCCGCTGCCACGTTATACTACTGTGAGTGGTATTCCTGTTACTGAATTGATTAGTGAGGAAAAACTGAATGCTATTGTTCAGCGCACTAAAGTGGGTGGTGGTGAAATTGTAAACTTATTAGGCACATCAGCATGGTATGCACCAGGTGCTGCTGCAGCTCAAATGGTTGAAGCAATTGTGAAAAATGAAAACAGGATATTCCCGGTTTGTGCTTTATTAAACGGAGAATACGGCTTAAAAGATATTTATTTAGGCGTTCCGGTTAAATTAGGCAAAAACGGTATTGAACAAATAATTGAATTACAATTAAATGAGGCTGAAAAAGCATTATTAAATGCATCTGCTACTGCTGTAAAAGAAGTAATGGAAGTGTTAGATAAAATGAATGCTGCAAGCGCATAA